The following nucleotide sequence is from Halomonas chromatireducens.
CCAGCAGCATCAGCGCGCCGGTGATGGTATTGGAAAGGGCCACATAGAGTGCGCGTCGCTCCTCCCCAGCCATGTCGACGATATAGGTCTTGCGCCCCAGGCGGACGCCGGCATGCACGATCACCAGCAACGCATAGACCATGGCATAGGGCCAGACCGTACTCGTCCAGGCGCCGGGCAGCCAGGCGAAGCTGGCGCCCAGCAGGCAGCAGGCCGCCGCGCCCAGGCCGGTGTCGCGCATCACCGTGCGGCTGGACGCATCGGAGCGCTTGCCCCAGACGGGGCTTGCCACCATGCCGGCAACGCCGGATACCACGATGAGGATGCCCAGCCCGCCAAGTTCGGTGCCGCTCTGCTGCTGGCCCAGCAGCGCCACATAGGGGAGTGCCAGGGCGCTGGCAAGCAGCAGCGCTCGGGAGAGATTGAAGTGCAGGAAATTCCGGTCCTCGCGCAGCAGGCGTAGCCCCAGCTTGATGCTGTCCCAGGCGTTCTCGCCGCCCTCCACGGCCCCCGGCGTTTCCCGAATGCACGCCGCGCACAGGGCATTCAGCCCCCATCCTAGCGCCGCCACGCCAAGCAGTACGGCCAGCGCCAGCTCGCCGGGGCGATCTTCGAACAGGATCAGCACCAGGCCCGCAACCAGGGTTGCGGCGCCGGCCACGCTGCCGCTCCAGCCCAGCAAAGTACCGCGACGGCCCTTGGCAATGGTCTTGCCCAGCACGTCCTTGGTAGCGATCGACGATAGTCCCCTGGCCAGTGACAGCGCCACCAGCACAAC
It contains:
- a CDS encoding MFS transporter translates to MAEREISQSRLYEWLTGDEDSRMCRDIPDEACDEQPHNFFLHLFASLGNKLADELSSARLVLPWLLGVIGAPLWMVGLLVPIRESGALLPQLFVAGFIRLKPERKWAWAVGGALQALAAAALALLALFGSGAIGGALVLVVLVALSLARGLSSIATKDVLGKTIAKGRRGTLLGWSGSVAGAATLVAGLVLILFEDRPGELALAVLLGVAALGWGLNALCAACIRETPGAVEGGENAWDSIKLGLRLLREDRNFLHFNLSRALLLASALALPYVALLGQQQSGTELGGLGILIVVSGVAGMVASPVWGKRSDASSRTVMRDTGLGAAACCLLGASFAWLPGAWTSTVWPYAMVYALLVIVHAGVRLGRKTYIVDMAGEERRALYVALSNTITGALMLLAGGLVGALAQWLGTTWLLVFLAAMALAAALSASKLPDVEQ